One part of the Nitrospirota bacterium genome encodes these proteins:
- the der gene encoding ribosome biogenesis GTPase Der has protein sequence MPKPIVAIVGRPNVGKSTLFNRIIGRNFAVVDDMPGVTRDRNYAQAEWMKKHFLLVDTGGFEPETEDVMYTRMREQTTLAVEEADFIIFLMDGKEGLLPADIEVSHRLRASGKPVLYALNKVDGERHEGLIPDFYRLGIDTLYPISAQHGQGFSDLMDALGSLLPETPQESEVKQVLEIPRIAIIGRPNVGKSSFVNALMGEDRMIVSPVAGTTRDAVDSIYTYYGKQYILVDTAGIRSRGKISRGVEKYSVMRAMKGIERADVALVLIDAFEGITEQDERIVGLAHEAGKGIILVLNKWDLVTDKEEGYKRFITDVRQRLKFADYASVITISATTRQRITKVFEEIDKVMVETQRRVPTAELNKVFSQLVARHEPPLYRAKRVKYYYATQVGIKPPTFVVFVNYPAGVHFSYLRYIENNLREAFNFHGTPVRIFAKSRREEKPRGRSKNLKK, from the coding sequence ATGCCTAAACCAATTGTCGCCATAGTCGGCCGTCCGAACGTCGGCAAATCCACCCTCTTTAACCGGATCATCGGCAGGAACTTCGCCGTCGTCGATGACATGCCCGGGGTGACGCGGGACCGAAACTACGCCCAAGCCGAGTGGATGAAGAAACACTTCCTTCTCGTGGACACCGGCGGGTTCGAGCCGGAGACCGAAGACGTCATGTACACGAGGATGCGCGAGCAAACCACACTCGCCGTGGAGGAGGCCGACTTCATCATCTTCTTGATGGACGGCAAAGAGGGACTGCTCCCGGCGGACATTGAGGTTTCGCACCGTCTCAGGGCCTCGGGCAAGCCCGTTCTCTATGCCTTGAACAAGGTTGACGGAGAGCGGCACGAAGGGCTCATCCCGGACTTTTACCGCCTCGGCATAGATACCCTTTATCCCATTTCGGCCCAGCACGGCCAGGGGTTTTCCGACCTCATGGACGCGCTTGGCAGTCTCCTGCCGGAAACACCTCAGGAATCTGAAGTAAAACAGGTTCTGGAAATTCCGAGGATCGCCATCATCGGACGGCCAAATGTCGGAAAATCGTCATTCGTAAATGCGCTCATGGGCGAAGACCGGATGATCGTGAGCCCCGTCGCCGGGACGACCAGGGATGCGGTGGACAGCATTTATACGTATTATGGGAAACAGTATATCCTCGTGGATACGGCGGGCATCCGGAGCCGCGGAAAGATCAGCCGCGGGGTGGAAAAATACAGCGTCATGCGCGCCATGAAGGGAATTGAACGGGCGGACGTGGCGCTCGTGTTGATCGACGCCTTCGAAGGCATCACCGAGCAGGATGAGCGGATTGTGGGACTTGCGCATGAGGCCGGCAAGGGGATCATCCTCGTCCTGAACAAGTGGGACCTGGTGACTGACAAGGAAGAGGGTTACAAGCGGTTCATCACGGATGTTCGGCAGCGGCTCAAATTCGCTGATTACGCCTCGGTGATCACCATCTCGGCAACCACCCGCCAGCGCATCACCAAGGTCTTTGAAGAGATCGACAAAGTGATGGTGGAGACCCAGCGACGCGTACCGACCGCCGAGTTGAACAAGGTCTTCTCGCAGCTCGTTGCACGGCACGAACCGCCGCTGTACCGTGCAAAACGCGTTAAATATTACTATGCCACACAAGTGGGGATCAAACCTCCGACATTCGTCGTGTTTGTCAACTACCCGGCGGGCGTCCATTTCTCATACCTGCGCTATATTGAGAACAACCTGCGCGAGGCGTTCAATTTCCACGGTACACCCGTGAGGATATTTGCAAAAAGCCGGCGAGAAGAGAAACCGCGGGGCAGAAGCAAAAACCTGAAAAAATAA
- a CDS encoding cold-shock protein, protein MSNGQVKWFNDAKGFGFITTDEGNDVFVHFSAIQGDGFRSLAEGDAVSFDVEKGTKGLQAVNVVKQ, encoded by the coding sequence ATGTCAAACGGTCAAGTAAAATGGTTTAATGATGCAAAGGGTTTTGGATTCATCACCACCGATGAGGGGAATGATGTTTTCGTCCACTTTTCGGCAATACAAGGAGACGGTTTCAGGTCTTTGGCGGAAGGTGATGCGGTCAGTTTCGATGTTGAAAAAGGCACCAAAGGTCTCCAGGCGGTCAATGTCGTAAAACAATAA
- a CDS encoding RNA-binding protein: MAKKLYVGNLSYTITEEELKNVFTPIGEVQSCKIITDAGTGRSKGFGFVEMTNDDDADKAISTLNGTTVMDRALNVSEARPQTERAGGRGGRPGGGGRGGFDRGGGSGGRRKEY, from the coding sequence ATGGCTAAGAAACTTTATGTCGGCAATTTGTCGTACACTATTACTGAAGAAGAACTCAAAAATGTTTTTACTCCCATCGGAGAGGTGCAGTCGTGTAAGATCATTACCGATGCCGGTACCGGTCGGTCAAAGGGATTCGGCTTCGTTGAGATGACGAACGATGACGATGCGGACAAGGCCATTTCGACCCTGAACGGAACAACCGTTATGGATCGTGCGCTGAATGTGAGCGAGGCACGGCCGCAGACTGAGCGTGCCGGGGGACGTGGAGGCAGGCCCGGTGGCGGCGGAAGGGGCGGCTTCGACCGTGGTGGTGGCTCCGGCGGACGGCGGAAGGAATATTAA
- the rpsU gene encoding 30S ribosomal protein S21 yields MEIRVDDKNIEKAIRLLKRKMQNDGLFRELKNRRFYEKPSIKKKRKRIEAQKRKQKSLRNSRQNKA; encoded by the coding sequence TTGGAAATACGAGTTGACGATAAGAATATTGAGAAAGCGATCAGGCTTCTCAAACGGAAGATGCAAAATGATGGCCTTTTCAGGGAACTGAAAAACAGGCGTTTTTATGAAAAACCCTCAATAAAAAAGAAACGAAAACGGATTGAAGCGCAGAAGAGGAAGCAGAAGAGCCTGAGAAATAGCAGACAGAACAAAGCATAG